One window of Perca flavescens isolate YP-PL-M2 chromosome 15, PFLA_1.0, whole genome shotgun sequence genomic DNA carries:
- the btbd17b gene encoding BTB/POZ domain-containing protein 17 isoform X1, giving the protein MVRSCEQGIPAWVYVGTLLLLIHSVTVRGAALKQEVVLDNWATVLNHSMNLVQRMETLLALGNGSDVTLRVQTINTDEVKVIQAHTLVLALQSDVFEELLLTRNNSAVVLRETPDCAAVFDKFVRYLYCGDISVRLDQAISLHKLASKYHVWALQQGLTQYMTQHLSSDSPTGHVIGWYNYALQIGDMVLRDSCLQYLSWNLSSVLQSGEWGSISEDLLLSLLQRSDLILQSELELYEALEAWISQNQPVSSTVESALRAVRYGMIPPQHLFRLQKQSPLLQKHYESIRDLLYLAFQFHSASPIQLAKYFDVNCSIFTPRNYLSTSWGSPWVINNPTRDDRSFSFQTQLGPSGHDSSKRVTWNALFSPRWFPLSARSTYTELGAMQPTRTDGGRPRIIVTPATSSPDFAGVSFQKTVIVMARQQGKVVVRHVYNFHQSTEEAGDFLVDADLQRRASEYLIDSSLYLHIVIKPLYHTLIVARK; this is encoded by the exons CTGCCCTGAAACAGGAGGTAGTGTTGGACAATTGGGCCACGGTGCTGAATCACTCCATGAATTTGGTGCAGCGTATGGAGACCCTGCTGGCCCTGGGGAACGGCAGTGATGTCACTCTCCGGGTGCAGACCATCAACACGGACGAGGTGAAGGTGATCCAGGCCCACACTCTGGTTCTGGCGCTGCAGAGTGACGTGTTTGAGGAACTACTGCTCACTCGCAACAACAGTGCTGTGGTTTTGAGGGAGACGCCCGACTGTGCAGCTGTTTTTGACAAGTTTGTCAG gTATCTGTACTGCGGTGACATCTCAGTGCGGCTAGATCAGGCCATTTCTCTGCATAAACTGGCCAGCAAGTATCATGTGTGGGCCTTGCAACAGGGTCTGACCCAATATATGACCCAACATCTGTCTAGTGATTCACCCACCGGCCATGTCATTGGCTGGTACAACTATGCATTACAAATTGGGGACATGGTCCTGCGGGACAGCTGCCTGCAGTACCTGTCCTGGAACCTGTCTTCTGTGCTGCAGAGCGGAGAATGGGGCTCCATCAGTGAAGACCTACTCCTCTCCTTGCTCCAGCGCTCTGACCTCATTCTTCAGAGTGAGCTGGAGCTCTACGAGGCCCTGGAGGCCTGGATTAGCCAGAACCAGCCAGTCAGTTCGACAGTGGAAAGTGCCCTAAGGGCTGTCCGATACGGCATGATTCCCCCTCAGCACCTTTTTCGTCTTCAGAAGCAATCCCCCCTCTTGCAGAAGCATTACGAGTCTATCCGTGATCTACTCTACCTTGCGTTCCAATTTCACTCCGCCTCACCTATCCAACTGGCCAAGTACTTTGATGTCAACTGCAGTATTTTCACTCCCCGTAACTACCTGTCCACCTCCTGGGGTTCCCCTTGGGTCATCAATAACCCCACCCGTGACGACCGCAGTTTTAGCTTCCAGACCCAGCTCGGGCCCAGCGGCCATGACTCCAGTAAGAGAGTGACCTGGAATGCCCTATTCTCCCCTCGTTGGTTCCCACTCAGTGCCAGGTCAACCTATACTGAGCTGGGTGCCATGCAGCCTACACGCACAGATGGAGGTCGACCTCGCATCATTGTAACACCAGCCACTTCTAGTCCAGACTTTGCTGGTGTGAGTTTCCAGAAGACGGTGATCGTGATGGCAAGACAGCAAGGAAAAGTGGTGGTTCGTCACGTCTACAACTTCCACCAAAGCACAGAGGAGGCCGGGGATTTCCTGGTGGATGCTGACCTGCAGCGCCGTGCATCAGAGTACCTGATTGACAGCTCCCTCTATCTGCACATTGTAATAAAACCTCTCTACCATACCCTCATTGTTGCCAGGAAGTAA
- the btbd17b gene encoding BTB/POZ domain-containing protein 17 isoform X2, with translation MIESSSAPTGDSAALKQEVVLDNWATVLNHSMNLVQRMETLLALGNGSDVTLRVQTINTDEVKVIQAHTLVLALQSDVFEELLLTRNNSAVVLRETPDCAAVFDKFVRYLYCGDISVRLDQAISLHKLASKYHVWALQQGLTQYMTQHLSSDSPTGHVIGWYNYALQIGDMVLRDSCLQYLSWNLSSVLQSGEWGSISEDLLLSLLQRSDLILQSELELYEALEAWISQNQPVSSTVESALRAVRYGMIPPQHLFRLQKQSPLLQKHYESIRDLLYLAFQFHSASPIQLAKYFDVNCSIFTPRNYLSTSWGSPWVINNPTRDDRSFSFQTQLGPSGHDSSKRVTWNALFSPRWFPLSARSTYTELGAMQPTRTDGGRPRIIVTPATSSPDFAGVSFQKTVIVMARQQGKVVVRHVYNFHQSTEEAGDFLVDADLQRRASEYLIDSSLYLHIVIKPLYHTLIVARK, from the exons CTGCCCTGAAACAGGAGGTAGTGTTGGACAATTGGGCCACGGTGCTGAATCACTCCATGAATTTGGTGCAGCGTATGGAGACCCTGCTGGCCCTGGGGAACGGCAGTGATGTCACTCTCCGGGTGCAGACCATCAACACGGACGAGGTGAAGGTGATCCAGGCCCACACTCTGGTTCTGGCGCTGCAGAGTGACGTGTTTGAGGAACTACTGCTCACTCGCAACAACAGTGCTGTGGTTTTGAGGGAGACGCCCGACTGTGCAGCTGTTTTTGACAAGTTTGTCAG gTATCTGTACTGCGGTGACATCTCAGTGCGGCTAGATCAGGCCATTTCTCTGCATAAACTGGCCAGCAAGTATCATGTGTGGGCCTTGCAACAGGGTCTGACCCAATATATGACCCAACATCTGTCTAGTGATTCACCCACCGGCCATGTCATTGGCTGGTACAACTATGCATTACAAATTGGGGACATGGTCCTGCGGGACAGCTGCCTGCAGTACCTGTCCTGGAACCTGTCTTCTGTGCTGCAGAGCGGAGAATGGGGCTCCATCAGTGAAGACCTACTCCTCTCCTTGCTCCAGCGCTCTGACCTCATTCTTCAGAGTGAGCTGGAGCTCTACGAGGCCCTGGAGGCCTGGATTAGCCAGAACCAGCCAGTCAGTTCGACAGTGGAAAGTGCCCTAAGGGCTGTCCGATACGGCATGATTCCCCCTCAGCACCTTTTTCGTCTTCAGAAGCAATCCCCCCTCTTGCAGAAGCATTACGAGTCTATCCGTGATCTACTCTACCTTGCGTTCCAATTTCACTCCGCCTCACCTATCCAACTGGCCAAGTACTTTGATGTCAACTGCAGTATTTTCACTCCCCGTAACTACCTGTCCACCTCCTGGGGTTCCCCTTGGGTCATCAATAACCCCACCCGTGACGACCGCAGTTTTAGCTTCCAGACCCAGCTCGGGCCCAGCGGCCATGACTCCAGTAAGAGAGTGACCTGGAATGCCCTATTCTCCCCTCGTTGGTTCCCACTCAGTGCCAGGTCAACCTATACTGAGCTGGGTGCCATGCAGCCTACACGCACAGATGGAGGTCGACCTCGCATCATTGTAACACCAGCCACTTCTAGTCCAGACTTTGCTGGTGTGAGTTTCCAGAAGACGGTGATCGTGATGGCAAGACAGCAAGGAAAAGTGGTGGTTCGTCACGTCTACAACTTCCACCAAAGCACAGAGGAGGCCGGGGATTTCCTGGTGGATGCTGACCTGCAGCGCCGTGCATCAGAGTACCTGATTGACAGCTCCCTCTATCTGCACATTGTAATAAAACCTCTCTACCATACCCTCATTGTTGCCAGGAAGTAA